Below is a genomic region from Tepidiforma bonchosmolovskayae.
GCCCTCCTTGGGCTCTGGCTCGGCCGCTACTTCGGTCCGGCCGAGTGGGAGCGGGTCGTGGAGGACGTCGCCGCCGCCGTCGCGGACCATCTCCTCCGGGCGGTCCCCGGTTTCGGCACCATCCTCCACGCCATTGAGTTCGCCCTGGCGCCGCACCGCGAAATCGTCATGGTCGGAGAGCCGGCAGCCCGCGCGCCCTTCGAAGAGGTCGTGGCTGCCCGCTACCTCCCGTTCACGGTCATCGCCCCGACCTCCGATGCCCTGGGCCTGCCGCTGTTCGAAGGCCGCGAGCCGACCGGGCAGCCCCTCGCCTACGTCTGCAATAACATGGCCTGCCTGGCCCCGGCCCGCACTCCGGCCGAGCTCGAAGCGCAGCTCGGACCCGTACCGGCCTTCGACTGATCCGCCCCGGCTAGATCCGCTCGACCGCCGCCAGCGGCGGCTTCGCCGGGTCGACGAGGTACCGAAGTTCCGGCATCGCCACATCGGCCACCGCGAGCGACGCGCTCACCGGCCAGTACGGCTCCGCGCCCGGCAGGGCGAATGCCTCCGCATCGAAGGCCAGCAGCTCCGGCATCCCGCGGTCCGCGCTGTGGAACTGGTACTCCGGGTCGACCTGGATGAGCCGGGGCACCGCCTCGCCGCCGCGCTCGACCCGCGCCGTGTTGAGCGTGGCCAGGTACTGGATGTCGCTGCCGCTGATCGCCTCGGGGTCGACGAGGTGCGCCTCCAGCACGGTCCGCCCGCCGATGCGCACCGCTCCCCACGAGCGGTCGTACCGCTTGGCCAGCACGACCTCGGCGGGGTGAACCGGGTAGCCCCAGCGCGCTGCCAGCGCCTCGCAGGCTGCCGCTGAGTCGCAATACGCGCGCACGGAGAGCGCCCGCGGCCGCGCGCCCGAGCGGCAGCCGATCTTCGCCTCCGCCACCGTGAACGGGCCGACCGGGCTCTCCGGCGCCCGCATCACCGTGACCACCAGCGTCGGCGGGATGGTCGGGTGCAGCGCCGGGGGCAGGAGGCTTGTCATCGCCCCCTGCTCGATTTCGTACATCACCTGCAAAATCTGGGCCCTCGGCAGGACCCACGGCTCCCCGCCGGGCTGGCGGAGCAGCGGCCCATGCTCGAAGTCGGTCGTCGGCCGGGTTCCAACGAGCGGCATCAGTTCCCTCCCCCGACGCCGGCCGGCGCGGGCGCCGGCTTCTCAGCAAACTTCGGCATGACCTCCTTCGCAAACAGCCGCAGGCTCGCCAGCACCTCCTCCTGCGGCACCGTCTCAATCGCGTTGAGCAGGAAGTTGATCCGGTCGACGCCCACCGACTCCCACTTCTTGATGACCTCGATGATCCGGTCCGGGTTGCCGATGCAGAGCCCCTCGGGAATCTGCCCTTCGGGCGCGCTCGTGGCCTCCCGCCGGAGCGCGGGCAGCAGCCCGAGGTTCGGATACGAGCGGGTCGGGTAGGCCTGCCGCGCCGCCAGCAGCTGCTCCGCGAGGTAGTTGAACGTTCCCGCAAGCCGCTGGCCCGTTTTCGCCCCGTACTCGTTGTCCTCGTGGCAGAAGAGGAAGTTCACCGTGTTCACCTGCTCGTTCACGAACGAGCCCACGGGGTCGCAGTACTTGATGCGCCGGCGGTACTCGGCAATCTTCTTCTCCTGCTCGGCGAAGCCCCCGAACGTCAGCCCGAGGCTGCCCATCCCGCGGTCGGCGGCGTCCAGCTCCGTTCCCGGGCTCGTCACTGCCACCCACATCGGCGGATGCGGCTTCTGCAGCGGTTTCGGCAGCACCGCCCGCTGCGGCATGCTGAACGCCCGGCCCTGGTAGCCGAACCGCTCCTCCGTCCACATCTTCGGGATGATCCGCACCCACTCGTCCCAGGTCTTCTTCGTCTCGTCGGGGTCGGCGCCCATCCCGCCCAGCTCCGTCCACGTCGCCGAGCGGCCAGTCCCGAACTCCAGCCGCCCACCCGAGACGATGTCCATCGTCGCGGCAACCTCTGCCGCCTTGATGGGGTTATTGAACTCGGGCACACAGACGACAATCCCCCGCCCGATGCGGATGTTCTTCGTGACCATCGCACACGCCGTCAGGAACACCTCCGGCGCCGAGCAGTGCGAATACTCCTCCAGGAAGTGGTGCTCGACCGCCCAAACCTGGTCGAACCCCAGCTCGTCCGCGAGCTTCACCTGCTCGAGGCAGTTCTGGTACACCTCGTACTCCGTGGTCGGCCCCCACGGCCGCGGCACCGAAATCTCGTAGAAGATGCCGAACTTCATTTCCTGGGCTCCCTTCTCCAGCTGGCTGCCTGCCCTGGCGGGCGGAATCTAGCACACCGGCGGCTGCCCTGCGCGCCGCGCATGCCCTACCCCATCAGTACCTGCGCAGACACCGCAGCCGGCCCGACCCGCAGCACACCCTCCACCGCGCACGCCGAAATCGGCAGCAGCGAGCGGA
It encodes:
- a CDS encoding acetoacetate decarboxylase family protein, which encodes MPLVGTRPTTDFEHGPLLRQPGGEPWVLPRAQILQVMYEIEQGAMTSLLPPALHPTIPPTLVVTVMRAPESPVGPFTVAEAKIGCRSGARPRALSVRAYCDSAAACEALAARWGYPVHPAEVVLAKRYDRSWGAVRIGGRTVLEAHLVDPEAISGSDIQYLATLNTARVERGGEAVPRLIQVDPEYQFHSADRGMPELLAFDAEAFALPGAEPYWPVSASLAVADVAMPELRYLVDPAKPPLAAVERI
- a CDS encoding LLM class flavin-dependent oxidoreductase, with product MKFGIFYEISVPRPWGPTTEYEVYQNCLEQVKLADELGFDQVWAVEHHFLEEYSHCSAPEVFLTACAMVTKNIRIGRGIVVCVPEFNNPIKAAEVAATMDIVSGGRLEFGTGRSATWTELGGMGADPDETKKTWDEWVRIIPKMWTEERFGYQGRAFSMPQRAVLPKPLQKPHPPMWVAVTSPGTELDAADRGMGSLGLTFGGFAEQEKKIAEYRRRIKYCDPVGSFVNEQVNTVNFLFCHEDNEYGAKTGQRLAGTFNYLAEQLLAARQAYPTRSYPNLGLLPALRREATSAPEGQIPEGLCIGNPDRIIEVIKKWESVGVDRINFLLNAIETVPQEEVLASLRLFAKEVMPKFAEKPAPAPAGVGGGN